A genomic segment from Flavobacterium litorale encodes:
- the rpsU gene encoding 30S ribosomal protein S21, whose amino-acid sequence MLIIPIKDGENIDRALKRYKRKFDKTGVVRQLRSRQQFTKPSVVRRAQIQKASYIQGLRDAEEN is encoded by the coding sequence ATGTTAATTATACCAATTAAAGACGGAGAAAATATCGATAGAGCATTAAAGCGCTATAAAAGAAAGTTTGACAAAACAGGAGTTGTACGTCAGCTAAGAAGCCGTCAGCAATTTACAAAACCTTCTGTAGTACGCAGAGCACAAATCCAAAAAGCATCTTACATTCAAGGATTAAGAGACGCTGAGGAAAACTAA
- a CDS encoding acyl-CoA dehydrogenase family protein codes for MNFDYSETQAMIAQSIRDFAEQHIRPNIMEWDESQHFPVDLFKKLGEMGFMGVLVPEEYGGSGLGYHEYITIIEEISKVDPSIGLSVAAHNSLCTNHILSFGNEEQKKKWIPKLATAEHIGAWGLTEHNTGSDAGGMNTTAVKDGDHWVVNGAKNFITHAKSGDIAVVIARTGEKGDSHGMTAFVFEKGMDGFTSGKKEDKLGMRASETAELIFDNCRIPDANRLGNVGDGFIQAMKILDGGRISIGALSLGIAKGAYEAALKYSKERHQFGQPISNFQGIGFKLADMVTEIEASELLLHKAAFLKNKGEKVTLAGAMSKMYSSEVCVRVANEAVQIHGGYGYTKDYPVEKFYRDSKLCTIGEGTTEIQKLVISKLIVK; via the coding sequence ATGAATTTCGATTATAGTGAAACACAGGCAATGATTGCCCAATCAATCAGAGATTTTGCAGAACAACATATACGTCCGAATATTATGGAATGGGACGAAAGTCAGCATTTTCCAGTAGATTTATTTAAGAAACTTGGCGAAATGGGCTTTATGGGTGTTCTTGTGCCTGAGGAGTACGGAGGTTCGGGCTTAGGTTACCACGAGTATATTACGATTATAGAGGAGATTTCTAAAGTAGATCCCTCAATCGGATTATCTGTGGCAGCACACAACTCGCTTTGTACCAATCACATTTTAAGCTTTGGTAACGAGGAACAGAAAAAGAAATGGATACCAAAACTGGCAACAGCCGAGCATATTGGTGCTTGGGGGCTTACGGAGCACAATACAGGTTCTGATGCAGGAGGTATGAATACTACTGCTGTTAAAGATGGTGACCATTGGGTAGTAAATGGTGCTAAAAACTTTATTACACACGCAAAATCGGGAGATATTGCCGTAGTAATTGCACGTACTGGAGAAAAAGGAGATTCGCATGGTATGACTGCTTTTGTATTCGAAAAGGGTATGGATGGTTTTACCAGCGGTAAAAAAGAAGATAAATTAGGTATGCGCGCCAGCGAAACTGCCGAACTTATATTTGATAACTGCCGTATTCCAGACGCTAACAGACTGGGTAATGTAGGCGATGGTTTTATACAGGCTATGAAAATACTTGATGGTGGCAGAATCTCCATCGGAGCATTATCATTAGGTATAGCAAAAGGAGCTTACGAGGCAGCACTAAAATACTCTAAAGAACGACACCAATTTGGTCAGCCTATAAGCAACTTCCAAGGTATTGGCTTTAAATTAGCCGATATGGTTACAGAGATTGAGGCTTCGGAATTATTATTGCATAAAGCAGCGTTTCTTAAAAACAAAGGAGAAAAAGTTACCCTTGCAGGTGCCATGAGTAAAATGTACTCGTCAGAAGTATGTGTACGTGTTGCCAACGAGGCAGTACAAATACATGGTGGTTACGGTTATACTAAAGATTATCCTGTTGAGAAGTTTTACAGAGACTCTAAACTATGTACTATAGGTGAGGGTACTACCGAGATACAGAAATTAGTTATATCTAAACTAATAGTAAAATAA
- the rplA gene encoding 50S ribosomal protein L1, translating into MAKLTKKQKEATSKIEKNKLYSLKDASALLKEVASAKFDESIDIAVRLGVDPRKANQMVRGVVTLPHGTGKATKVLALVTPDKEAEATAAGADYVGLDEYLQKIKDGWTDVDVIITMPSVMGKLGPLGRVLGPRGLMPNPKTGTVTMDVAKAVQEVKAGKIDFKVDKTGIVHAGIGKVSFDADKISENADEIIQTLLKLKPTAAKGTYIKSIYLSSTMGPGIPLDPKGV; encoded by the coding sequence ATGGCAAAATTGACAAAAAAGCAAAAAGAGGCTACTTCAAAAATTGAAAAGAACAAATTATACTCTTTAAAAGATGCATCAGCATTACTTAAAGAAGTTGCTTCTGCAAAATTTGATGAGTCTATCGATATCGCTGTACGTTTGGGTGTAGATCCAAGAAAAGCGAATCAAATGGTAAGAGGAGTTGTTACCCTACCACACGGTACAGGTAAAGCTACAAAAGTACTTGCTCTTGTAACTCCAGATAAAGAAGCTGAAGCTACTGCTGCTGGTGCAGATTATGTAGGTTTAGATGAGTATCTACAAAAGATAAAAGACGGTTGGACGGATGTTGATGTTATCATTACCATGCCAAGCGTTATGGGTAAACTAGGTCCTCTAGGTAGAGTATTAGGTCCTCGCGGATTAATGCCAAACCCTAAAACAGGTACTGTTACTATGGATGTAGCAAAAGCTGTACAAGAAGTTAAAGCTGGTAAAATTGACTTTAAAGTTGATAAAACAGGTATTGTTCATGCAGGAATCGGAAAAGTATCTTTTGATGCGGATAAAATTTCTGAGAATGCAGATGAGATAATTCAAACGTTACTAAAACTAAAACCAACCGCTGCAAAAGGTACATATATTAAGAGTATTTATCTTTCTAGTACTATGGGCCCTGGTATTCCTCTAGATCCTAAAGGAGTATAA
- the rplL gene encoding 50S ribosomal protein L7/L12, with protein MADLKEFAEQLVNLTVKEVNELATILKDEYGIEPAAAAVAMAGPAAGGADGAAAEEQTEFTVVLKEAGASKLAVVKAVKELTGLGLKDAKDMVDSAPTNVKEGVSKDEAEGLKKSLEEAGAVVELK; from the coding sequence ATGGCAGATTTAAAAGAATTCGCAGAGCAATTAGTTAACTTAACAGTAAAAGAAGTTAACGAACTAGCTACAATATTAAAAGATGAGTACGGTATTGAGCCTGCTGCTGCTGCTGTAGCTATGGCTGGTCCTGCTGCAGGTGGTGCTGACGGTGCTGCTGCTGAGGAGCAAACAGAATTTACTGTAGTACTTAAAGAAGCTGGTGCTTCTAAACTTGCTGTAGTAAAAGCTGTAAAAGAGCTTACTGGTCTAGGTCTTAAAGACGCAAAAGACATGGTAGATAGTGCTCCTACAAACGTAAAAGAAGGTGTATCTAAAGATGAGGCTGAAGGTCTTAAAAAATCTCTAGAAGAAGCCGGAGCTGTAGTTGAGCTTAAATAA
- the tuf gene encoding elongation factor Tu gives MAKETFDRSKPHLNIGTIGHVDHGKTTLTAAITKVLADAGLSEARSFDQIDNAPEEKERGITINTSHVEYSTANRHYAHVDCPGHADYVKNMVTGAAQMDGAILVVAATDGPMPQTREHILLGRQVGVPRIVVFMNKVDMVDDAELLELVEMEIRDLLSFYQYDGDNGPVVQGSALGALNGEQKWVDTVMELMDAVDNWIELPKRDVDKEFLMPVEDVFTITGRGTVATGRIETGVANTGDAVEIIGMGAEKLTSTITGVEMFRKILDRGEAGDNVGILLRGIDKSDIKRGMVIVKPGSVTPHAKFKAEVYILKKEEGGRHTPFHNNYRPQFYVRTTDVTGTISLPDGVEMVMPGDNLTIEVELLSTIALSVGLRFAIREGGRTVGAGQVTEILD, from the coding sequence ATGGCAAAGGAAACTTTTGATCGTTCCAAACCCCACTTGAATATTGGTACTATTGGACACGTTGACCACGGAAAAACAACTTTGACTGCTGCTATTACTAAAGTATTAGCTGATGCAGGTCTTTCTGAAGCAAGATCATTCGATCAAATTGATAACGCTCCAGAGGAGAAAGAAAGAGGTATTACTATTAATACATCTCACGTAGAGTATTCAACTGCAAACCGTCACTACGCTCACGTTGACTGTCCAGGTCACGCCGATTACGTAAAAAACATGGTTACTGGTGCTGCACAGATGGACGGAGCTATTCTTGTGGTTGCTGCTACAGATGGTCCTATGCCACAAACTCGTGAGCACATCCTTTTAGGTCGTCAGGTAGGTGTACCTAGAATTGTTGTATTCATGAACAAAGTAGATATGGTTGACGATGCAGAGCTTCTTGAGCTTGTTGAGATGGAAATCAGAGATTTACTTTCTTTCTACCAGTATGATGGAGATAACGGTCCTGTAGTTCAAGGTTCAGCCCTTGGTGCACTTAACGGTGAGCAAAAATGGGTTGATACTGTAATGGAGCTTATGGATGCTGTAGATAACTGGATTGAACTTCCTAAGCGTGATGTTGATAAGGAATTCCTTATGCCTGTAGAGGATGTGTTTACAATTACTGGTCGTGGTACTGTAGCAACAGGCCGTATCGAAACTGGTGTTGCTAACACAGGTGATGCAGTTGAGATTATTGGTATGGGTGCAGAGAAATTAACTTCTACAATTACAGGGGTTGAGATGTTCCGTAAAATACTTGATAGAGGAGAAGCTGGTGATAACGTAGGTATCCTACTAAGAGGTATCGATAAATCAGATATCAAAAGAGGTATGGTTATCGTTAAGCCAGGATCTGTAACACCACACGCTAAATTTAAAGCAGAGGTTTATATCCTTAAGAAAGAAGAAGGTGGACGTCACACTCCATTCCATAATAACTACCGTCCACAGTTCTACGTACGTACAACTGACGTAACAGGTACTATTTCTCTTCCTGATGGAGTAGAGATGGTAATGCCTGGAGACAACCTTACTATCGAGGTAGAGTTACTAAGCACTATCGCATTAAGCGTAGGTCTTCGTTTCGCTATCCGTGAAGGTGGTAGAACAGTAGGAGCTGGTCAGGTAACTGAAATTCTTGATTAA
- a CDS encoding tyrosine-type recombinase/integrase, whose amino-acid sequence MINSKQAHTDYLLKEKNYSPLTVRAYTDDVTAFEAFMQQHDADAIIETVNYSQIRSWIVHLVNQGISNTSVNRKVSSLKSFYKFLLRSKQISVNPLQQHKALKTEKKIQVPFSEKELQDVVEEIVYTDDFEGVRNRLIVELFYTTGMRRAELIGLTMSSYDAANKTLRVLGKRNKERILPLLGCTIELITSYLEKRKEIKTITATDVLILNNRGNKLSESFVYRLINCYFSLISGKVKKSPHVLRHTFATHLLNNGADLNSVKELLGHASLASTQVYTHSSLAELKKVYGSAHPRNRNNT is encoded by the coding sequence ATGATCAATTCCAAGCAAGCACATACAGATTATTTACTTAAAGAGAAAAACTACTCTCCACTAACGGTTAGAGCATATACGGATGACGTTACAGCTTTTGAAGCGTTTATGCAACAACACGATGCCGATGCTATAATTGAAACCGTTAACTACAGCCAAATAAGAAGTTGGATAGTGCACTTAGTAAACCAAGGCATCTCCAACACATCAGTAAACAGAAAAGTATCCTCACTAAAATCATTTTATAAATTTCTGTTACGCAGCAAGCAAATAAGCGTAAACCCACTACAGCAACATAAAGCACTTAAAACAGAAAAAAAAATACAAGTTCCTTTCTCTGAAAAAGAATTACAAGATGTTGTAGAGGAGATAGTATATACCGATGATTTTGAAGGCGTACGTAACAGATTAATTGTAGAGCTTTTTTACACCACAGGCATGCGCCGTGCAGAATTAATAGGACTTACAATGAGTAGTTACGATGCAGCCAATAAAACACTCCGGGTACTGGGTAAACGAAACAAAGAACGTATATTGCCACTGCTAGGCTGTACCATCGAGCTTATTACCAGCTATTTAGAAAAAAGAAAAGAAATAAAAACCATAACTGCTACTGATGTACTTATTTTAAACAACCGAGGCAATAAATTAAGCGAATCTTTTGTTTATAGGTTAATAAATTGTTACTTTAGTCTTATCTCTGGTAAAGTTAAAAAAAGTCCGCACGTGCTAAGGCACACATTTGCAACCCACTTGCTTAACAACGGAGCAGATTTAAATTCAGTAAAAGAGTTATTAGGGCACGCAAGTTTGGCTTCTACCCAAGTTTACACACACAGCAGTTTAGCTGAACTTAAAAAAGTGTACGGGTCAGCACATCCGCGTAACCGAAATAATACCTAA
- a CDS encoding alpha-amylase — MKYIFTLFASALVLCSCSKDVDELYENQQQTTVPVTPQQTEQAFRSAGSKVMMQAFYWDVPGSGVWWNTVAAKVPSWASAGIDAIWLPPATKAAGGGYSMGYDPFDYYDFGSYNQMGNTETRFGSLSEIQSLISTAHNNDISVIADIVVNHCSGGTSEYNPYTGGNTYTDYQPASGLFARSYNDFHPNDIQANDAGAFGGFPDLSHSKIYVQDWLYNNNNSIAKYYKNVMGFDGWRFDYVKGFEPWVVKNFKNAVGGFTVGEYWDGNAATLDWWTGQAEASAFDFACYYRMRDAFGNNDLTQLNGDMLLKRNAYRAVTFVANHDTDEIFNNKLLAYAYILTHEGYPCIFYRDYEEWLDKDKLNNLIWIHNNKASGGTTYLYADNDEYVARRDGSPGIVVYINNSSSWQERWVDTNWSNTVIKDYTGNSNWEPTTQSGSWVKIQAPPNGYTIWSVK; from the coding sequence ATGAAATATATATTTACCTTATTTGCCTCGGCATTAGTGTTATGCAGTTGTAGTAAAGATGTTGATGAGCTTTACGAAAACCAGCAACAAACTACAGTACCAGTAACCCCACAACAAACTGAGCAAGCATTCCGCTCGGCAGGCTCCAAAGTAATGATGCAGGCATTCTATTGGGATGTGCCTGGCTCAGGCGTGTGGTGGAATACCGTAGCAGCAAAAGTTCCCTCATGGGCAAGTGCAGGAATCGATGCCATTTGGCTACCGCCCGCTACCAAAGCTGCTGGTGGAGGATACTCTATGGGATACGACCCTTTTGATTATTACGATTTTGGTAGTTACAACCAAATGGGTAATACCGAAACACGCTTTGGTTCGCTCAGCGAAATACAATCTTTAATTAGCACAGCACATAATAACGATATAAGTGTTATTGCAGATATTGTAGTTAACCATTGTAGTGGAGGCACATCAGAATACAACCCATATACAGGAGGTAATACTTATACAGATTACCAACCCGCTTCAGGATTGTTTGCGCGCTCGTACAACGATTTTCACCCCAATGATATTCAAGCCAATGATGCTGGAGCATTTGGCGGCTTCCCCGATTTGTCCCATAGTAAAATATATGTGCAGGACTGGTTGTATAACAATAACAACTCCATTGCAAAATACTACAAAAACGTAATGGGTTTTGATGGTTGGCGCTTTGATTACGTTAAAGGCTTTGAACCATGGGTAGTAAAAAACTTTAAAAATGCTGTAGGTGGATTTACAGTAGGGGAGTATTGGGATGGTAACGCTGCTACATTAGATTGGTGGACAGGGCAGGCAGAAGCTAGTGCTTTTGATTTTGCTTGTTATTACAGAATGCGCGATGCCTTTGGCAATAACGATTTAACACAGCTTAACGGCGACATGCTTTTAAAACGTAATGCATACAGGGCTGTAACTTTTGTAGCCAACCATGATACTGATGAGATATTTAACAACAAGCTACTAGCATATGCCTACATATTAACACACGAAGGATACCCATGCATATTTTATAGAGATTACGAAGAATGGTTGGATAAAGACAAACTAAACAACCTTATATGGATACACAACAATAAAGCATCGGGAGGCACAACCTACCTATATGCTGATAATGACGAATATGTAGCACGCCGTGATGGCAGCCCAGGAATTGTAGTATACATAAACAACAGTAGCTCATGGCAAGAGCGTTGGGTAGATACCAATTGGTCCAACACCGTAATAAAAGACTATACGGGTAATTCCAACTGGGAGCCTACTACACAAAGTGGCTCTTGGGTAAAAATACAAGCACCCCCAAATGGGTACACAATATGGTCGGTAAAATAA
- the rplJ gene encoding 50S ribosomal protein L10 produces MTREEKSIVIKDLTAQLADTSVIYVADISGLDAETTSNLRRACFKAGIKLEVVKNTLLEKAMESSDNNYGDLPSILKGNTSIMIAENGNAPAKVIKEFRKQSDKPLLKGAYIDEAVFIGDNQLESLVTLKSKDEVIGEIVTLLQSPAKNVISALKSGGSTIAGLVKTLSEREG; encoded by the coding sequence ATGACCAGAGAAGAAAAATCAATAGTTATTAAAGATTTAACTGCGCAGTTGGCTGATACTAGCGTTATATACGTTGCAGATATCTCAGGACTTGATGCAGAGACTACTTCAAATTTAAGAAGAGCTTGTTTTAAAGCAGGTATTAAACTTGAGGTTGTAAAAAACACCTTGCTTGAAAAAGCAATGGAGTCGTCTGATAATAATTACGGTGATTTACCATCGATATTAAAAGGAAATACTTCTATTATGATTGCTGAGAACGGTAACGCTCCTGCAAAAGTAATTAAAGAATTCCGCAAGCAGTCAGATAAGCCTCTTCTAAAAGGAGCTTATATAGATGAGGCAGTATTTATAGGAGATAATCAATTAGAGTCTCTTGTAACGCTTAAATCTAAAGACGAAGTTATTGGAGAAATCGTTACATTACTTCAATCGCCTGCTAAAAACGTTATATCTGCACTTAAATCAGGTGGCAGCACTATAGCTGGATTAGTAAAAACATTATCTGAGAGAGAAGGATAA
- a CDS encoding ComEA family DNA-binding protein: MQPFRFFFHYSKEQRKGIIILLLLIVIIQSLYFVVNAYNWQSNAAQSAEAKAWLAVQTRIDSLKERKAKYKPRIYRFNPNYLTDYRGYVLGMSTAEIDRMHAFRKTNKYINTIEEFQEVTQVSDSLLKTIAPYLKFPDWLKHRKDNKEIEIYPFNPNYISDFKAKLIGLSKKELSRIRKFRARGKWVNSAKEFQEVTQVSDSLLKTIEPYLKFPDWVVEKNARTKANKSKTPQGVIDINKASAKQLKTVHGIGAAFSKRILQRRKQLGAYVSMEQMDDFEKLSNRAKTELKQRFVVVGEPKIRTININKASLHTLANFPYFNDAIAQAIITKRTKQGHISNIAELTEINGFPLQKEKIIALYLEF; the protein is encoded by the coding sequence ATGCAGCCATTCCGTTTTTTCTTTCATTATTCCAAAGAGCAGCGTAAAGGCATCATCATATTACTACTACTCATTGTTATTATTCAATCCTTATATTTTGTGGTTAATGCCTACAATTGGCAGAGTAATGCAGCGCAATCTGCTGAAGCTAAGGCTTGGCTGGCTGTACAAACCCGTATTGACTCTTTAAAAGAGCGTAAGGCAAAATACAAACCCAGAATATACCGTTTTAACCCCAACTACCTTACCGATTACAGGGGGTATGTATTGGGTATGAGCACTGCCGAGATAGATAGGATGCATGCGTTTAGAAAAACGAACAAGTATATAAATACGATTGAAGAATTTCAGGAAGTCACCCAAGTATCCGATAGCCTTTTAAAAACCATAGCACCCTACTTAAAGTTTCCCGATTGGCTTAAACACAGAAAGGATAATAAGGAAATTGAAATTTACCCTTTTAACCCCAACTACATCTCCGATTTTAAAGCAAAGCTGATAGGTTTATCTAAAAAAGAATTATCTCGTATCAGAAAATTTAGAGCTCGCGGTAAGTGGGTAAACAGTGCCAAAGAATTTCAGGAGGTAACCCAAGTATCTGATAGTCTTTTAAAAACTATTGAACCCTATTTAAAATTTCCCGATTGGGTTGTGGAAAAAAATGCCCGTACCAAAGCAAACAAAAGTAAAACCCCGCAAGGCGTAATAGATATTAACAAGGCTAGTGCAAAACAGTTAAAAACAGTACATGGTATTGGTGCTGCATTTTCCAAACGTATACTCCAACGCCGTAAACAATTGGGCGCCTATGTTAGCATGGAACAAATGGACGATTTTGAAAAACTATCCAATCGTGCAAAAACAGAACTCAAACAACGTTTTGTTGTTGTTGGAGAACCTAAAATTCGTACTATAAATATCAATAAAGCATCATTACACACGCTAGCTAATTTTCCTTATTTTAATGATGCCATTGCCCAAGCAATAATTACCAAAAGAACAAAGCAGGGACATATAAGTAATATTGCAGAATTAACAGAAATTAATGGATTTCCTCTCCAAAAAGAAAAAATAATTGCCTTATATTTGGAATTCTAA
- the secE gene encoding preprotein translocase subunit SecE encodes MKVTNYISEAFTELKVNVTWPEWAEVQRLTVIVAIFSILFALLTFGIDRGFEVIVAEIYTYLNK; translated from the coding sequence ATGAAAGTTACTAATTACATATCAGAGGCATTTACAGAGTTAAAGGTTAATGTAACTTGGCCTGAGTGGGCAGAAGTACAACGCCTAACTGTTATTGTGGCTATTTTTTCGATATTATTTGCTTTGCTAACATTTGGTATAGATCGTGGTTTCGAAGTTATAGTTGCAGAAATTTATACTTACTTAAATAAATAA
- the rplK gene encoding 50S ribosomal protein L11 has product MAKEISKVVKLQVKGGAANPSPPVGPALGAAGVNIMEFCKQFNARTQDKAGKVLPVQITVYKDKSFDFVVKTPPAAVQLLEAAKLKSGSGEPNRKKVASVTWDQVKGIAEDKMADLNAFTVESAMRMIAGTARSMGITVSGDAPF; this is encoded by the coding sequence ATGGCTAAAGAAATTAGTAAAGTAGTTAAACTACAAGTTAAGGGAGGTGCTGCGAATCCGTCGCCACCGGTTGGACCTGCTTTGGGGGCTGCTGGAGTTAATATCATGGAGTTCTGTAAGCAGTTTAATGCTAGAACCCAAGATAAAGCCGGCAAAGTTTTACCAGTACAAATTACTGTGTATAAAGACAAATCGTTTGATTTTGTTGTAAAAACACCACCAGCTGCGGTACAGTTGCTGGAGGCTGCCAAACTAAAGTCGGGTTCAGGAGAACCAAACCGTAAAAAAGTTGCAAGCGTTACTTGGGATCAAGTAAAAGGCATTGCTGAAGACAAAATGGCTGATTTGAATGCGTTTACAGTTGAAAGCGCTATGAGAATGATTGCCGGTACAGCAAGATCTATGGGTATAACCGTATCAGGAGACGCTCCTTTTTAA
- the hpf gene encoding ribosome hibernation-promoting factor, HPF/YfiA family, translated as MKVNVHAVNFSIDRKLVGFVQARMDKLEKYYDRVVFSDVFFKVDNTSEKTNKIAEIKINVPGDEFIVKKQCKTFEEAVELAADSMQRLLVKRKQKVRAST; from the coding sequence ATGAAAGTAAATGTTCATGCGGTTAATTTTAGTATTGACCGAAAACTGGTTGGCTTTGTACAAGCGAGAATGGATAAGCTTGAAAAATATTACGACAGGGTAGTTTTTTCTGATGTTTTTTTTAAAGTAGATAACACTAGCGAAAAAACAAATAAAATAGCAGAGATAAAAATTAATGTTCCAGGAGATGAATTTATAGTAAAAAAACAATGCAAAACATTTGAGGAAGCTGTAGAGCTTGCTGCCGACTCTATGCAGCGGTTATTAGTTAAAAGAAAGCAGAAAGTGAGAGCAAGTACATAA
- the nusG gene encoding transcription termination/antitermination protein NusG, whose product MADNNVKKWYVVRAVSGQENKVKNYIETEISRLGMSDYISQVLVPTEKVVQIRDGKKMVKDKVYFPGYVMVEANLTGEIPHIIKSITGVIGFLGETKGGDAVPLRQSEVNRMLGKVDELSVKTDTMSIPFTMGETVKVVDGPFNGFNGTVEKVNEEKRKLEVMVKIFGRKTPLELSFMQVEKV is encoded by the coding sequence ATGGCTGATAACAATGTCAAAAAGTGGTATGTAGTTAGAGCGGTAAGCGGTCAGGAAAATAAAGTTAAAAACTATATAGAAACGGAAATAAGCAGATTAGGAATGTCTGACTATATCTCTCAAGTACTTGTTCCTACAGAAAAAGTAGTGCAGATTAGAGACGGTAAAAAAATGGTTAAGGACAAGGTTTATTTTCCAGGCTATGTAATGGTTGAAGCTAATTTAACAGGCGAGATTCCTCACATTATAAAATCTATAACTGGAGTAATTGGTTTTCTGGGAGAAACAAAGGGAGGCGATGCAGTTCCTTTACGTCAATCCGAAGTAAACAGAATGTTAGGAAAAGTAGATGAATTATCTGTTAAAACAGATACAATGTCCATTCCATTCACAATGGGCGAAACTGTAAAAGTAGTAGATGGTCCGTTTAACGGATTTAACGGTACAGTTGAAAAGGTGAATGAAGAAAAGCGTAAGCTAGAAGTTATGGTGAAAATTTTTGGAAGAAAAACACCATTAGAACTTAGCTTTATGCAAGTAGAAAAAGTATAA
- a CDS encoding PspC domain-containing protein has product MFSVTKIRHFFERNGFHVSARLADRLGMRASNVRLFFIYISFVTVGLWFGVYLTLAFWLRLKDMIYTKRTSVFDL; this is encoded by the coding sequence ATGTTTTCGGTAACTAAAATACGTCACTTTTTCGAACGAAACGGCTTTCACGTTTCTGCCCGCTTAGCCGATAGGTTGGGTATGCGCGCAAGTAACGTACGCCTGTTTTTCATCTATATTTCTTTTGTAACAGTAGGGCTTTGGTTCGGGGTATATCTCACGTTGGCATTTTGGCTACGTTTAAAAGATATGATTTATACCAAACGAACGTCGGTTTTCGACTTATAA